The following coding sequences lie in one Pseudorca crassidens isolate mPseCra1 chromosome 2, mPseCra1.hap1, whole genome shotgun sequence genomic window:
- the RBBP5 gene encoding retinoblastoma-binding protein 5 isoform X2, translating into MNLELLESFGQNYPEEADGTLDCISMALTCTFNRWGTLLAVGCNDGRIVIWDFLTRGIAKIISAHIHPVCSLCWSRDGHKLVSASTDNIVSQWDVLSGDCDQRFRFPSPILKVQYHPRDQNKVLVCPMKSAPVMLTLSDSKHVVLPVDDDSDLNVVASFDRRGEYIYTGNAKGKILVLKTDSQDLVASFRVTTGTSNTTAIKSIEFARKGSCFLINTADRIIRVYDGREILTCGRDGEPEPMQKLQDLVNRTPWKKCCFSGDGEYIVAGSARQHALYIWEKSIGNLVKILHGTRGELLLDVAWHPVRPIIASISSGVVSIWAQNQVENWSAFAPDFKELDENVEYEERESEFDIEDEDKSEPEQTGADAAEDEEVDVTSVDPIAAFCSSDEELEDSKALLYLPIAPEVEDPEENPYGPPPDAVQTSLMDEGASSEKKRQSSTDGSQPPKKKPKTTNIELQGVPNDEVHPLLGVKGDGKSKKKQAGRPKGSKAGGAISELL; encoded by the exons AGTCCTTTGGGCAGAATTATCCAGAG GAAGCTGATGGAACTTTGGATTGTATCAGCATGGCCCTGACTTGCACCTTTAACAGGTGGGGCACACTGCTTGCAGTTGGCTGTAATGACGGCCGAATTGTCATCTGGGATTTCTTGACAAGAGGCATTGCTAAAATAATTAGTGCGCACATTCATCCAGTCTGTTCCTTATG CTGGAGTCGAGATGGTCATAAGCTCGTGAGTGCTTCCACTGATAACATAGTGTCACAGTGGGATGTCCTTTCAGGCGACTGCGACCAGAGGTTTCGATTCCCTTCACCCATCTTAAAAGTCCAGTATCATCCGCGAGATCA GAACAAGGTTCTCGTGTGTCCCATGAAATCTGCTCCTGTCATGTTGACCCTTTCAGATTCCAAACATGTTGTTCTGCCCGTAGACGATGACTCCGATTTGAACGTGGTTGCATCTTTTGATAGGCGAGGAGAATATATCTATACAGGAAATGCAAAAGGCAAG ATCTTGGTCCTAAAAACAGATTCTCAGGATCTTGTTGCTTCCTTCAGAGTAACAACTGGAACAAGCAATACCACAGCCATTAAGTCAATAGAGTTTGCTCGGAAGGGCAG TTGCTTTTTAATTAACACAGCAGATCGAATAATTAGAGTTTATGATGGCAGAGAAATCTTAACCTGTGGAAGAGATGGAGAGCCTGAACCCATGCAGAAATTGCAGGACTTGGTGAATAG GACCCCATGGAAGAAATGTTGTTTCTCTGGGGATGGGGAATACATAGTCGCAGGGTCAGCCCGGCAGCATGCCCTGTACATCTGGGAGAAGAGTATTGGTAACCTGGTGAAGATTCTCCATGGGACAAGAGGAGAACTCCTCTTGGATGTAGCT TGGCATCCTGTTCGACCCATCATAGCATCCATTTCTAGTGGAGTGGTATCTATCTGGGCACAAAATCAAGTA GAAAATTGGAGTGCATTTGCGCCAGACTTCAAAGAATTGGATGAAAATGTAGAATATGAAGAAAGGGAATCAGAGTTTGATATTGAAGATGAAGATAAGAGTGAGCCTGAACAGACAG GGGCTGATGCTGCAGAGGATGAGGAAGTGGATGTCACCAGTGTGGACCCTATTGCCGCCTTCTGTAGCAG TGATGAAGAGCTGGAAGATTCAAAGGCTCTATTATATTTACCCATTGCCCCTGAGGTTGAAGACCCAGAAGAAAATCCTTATGGCCCCCCACCGGATGCAGTCCAAACCTCCTTGATGGACGAAGGGGCTAGTTCAGAGAAGAAGAGGCAGTCTTCAACAGATGGGTCCCAGCCACCTaagaagaaacccaaaacaaccaATATTGAACTGCAAGGAGTACCAAATGATG AAGTCCATCCACTACTGGGTGTGAAGGGGGATGGCAAATCCAAGAAGAAGCAAGCAGGCCGGCCTAAAGGATcaaaag CAGGGGGAGCGATCTCAGAACTGTTATGA
- the RBBP5 gene encoding retinoblastoma-binding protein 5 isoform X1 has protein sequence MNLELLESFGQNYPEEADGTLDCISMALTCTFNRWGTLLAVGCNDGRIVIWDFLTRGIAKIISAHIHPVCSLCWSRDGHKLVSASTDNIVSQWDVLSGDCDQRFRFPSPILKVQYHPRDQNKVLVCPMKSAPVMLTLSDSKHVVLPVDDDSDLNVVASFDRRGEYIYTGNAKGKILVLKTDSQDLVASFRVTTGTSNTTAIKSIEFARKGSCFLINTADRIIRVYDGREILTCGRDGEPEPMQKLQDLVNRTPWKKCCFSGDGEYIVAGSARQHALYIWEKSIGNLVKILHGTRGELLLDVAWHPVRPIIASISSGVVSIWAQNQVENWSAFAPDFKELDENVEYEERESEFDIEDEDKSEPEQTGADAAEDEEVDVTSVDPIAAFCSSDEELEDSKALLYLPIAPEVEDPEENPYGPPPDAVQTSLMDEGASSEKKRQSSTDGSQPPKKKPKTTNIELQGVPNDEVHPLLGVKGDGKSKKKQAGRPKGSKGKEKDSPFKPKLYKGDRGLPLEGSAKGKVQAELSQPLTAGGAISELL, from the exons AGTCCTTTGGGCAGAATTATCCAGAG GAAGCTGATGGAACTTTGGATTGTATCAGCATGGCCCTGACTTGCACCTTTAACAGGTGGGGCACACTGCTTGCAGTTGGCTGTAATGACGGCCGAATTGTCATCTGGGATTTCTTGACAAGAGGCATTGCTAAAATAATTAGTGCGCACATTCATCCAGTCTGTTCCTTATG CTGGAGTCGAGATGGTCATAAGCTCGTGAGTGCTTCCACTGATAACATAGTGTCACAGTGGGATGTCCTTTCAGGCGACTGCGACCAGAGGTTTCGATTCCCTTCACCCATCTTAAAAGTCCAGTATCATCCGCGAGATCA GAACAAGGTTCTCGTGTGTCCCATGAAATCTGCTCCTGTCATGTTGACCCTTTCAGATTCCAAACATGTTGTTCTGCCCGTAGACGATGACTCCGATTTGAACGTGGTTGCATCTTTTGATAGGCGAGGAGAATATATCTATACAGGAAATGCAAAAGGCAAG ATCTTGGTCCTAAAAACAGATTCTCAGGATCTTGTTGCTTCCTTCAGAGTAACAACTGGAACAAGCAATACCACAGCCATTAAGTCAATAGAGTTTGCTCGGAAGGGCAG TTGCTTTTTAATTAACACAGCAGATCGAATAATTAGAGTTTATGATGGCAGAGAAATCTTAACCTGTGGAAGAGATGGAGAGCCTGAACCCATGCAGAAATTGCAGGACTTGGTGAATAG GACCCCATGGAAGAAATGTTGTTTCTCTGGGGATGGGGAATACATAGTCGCAGGGTCAGCCCGGCAGCATGCCCTGTACATCTGGGAGAAGAGTATTGGTAACCTGGTGAAGATTCTCCATGGGACAAGAGGAGAACTCCTCTTGGATGTAGCT TGGCATCCTGTTCGACCCATCATAGCATCCATTTCTAGTGGAGTGGTATCTATCTGGGCACAAAATCAAGTA GAAAATTGGAGTGCATTTGCGCCAGACTTCAAAGAATTGGATGAAAATGTAGAATATGAAGAAAGGGAATCAGAGTTTGATATTGAAGATGAAGATAAGAGTGAGCCTGAACAGACAG GGGCTGATGCTGCAGAGGATGAGGAAGTGGATGTCACCAGTGTGGACCCTATTGCCGCCTTCTGTAGCAG TGATGAAGAGCTGGAAGATTCAAAGGCTCTATTATATTTACCCATTGCCCCTGAGGTTGAAGACCCAGAAGAAAATCCTTATGGCCCCCCACCGGATGCAGTCCAAACCTCCTTGATGGACGAAGGGGCTAGTTCAGAGAAGAAGAGGCAGTCTTCAACAGATGGGTCCCAGCCACCTaagaagaaacccaaaacaaccaATATTGAACTGCAAGGAGTACCAAATGATG AAGTCCATCCACTACTGGGTGTGAAGGGGGATGGCAAATCCAAGAAGAAGCAAGCAGGCCGGCCTAAAGGATcaaaaggtaaagagaaagaTTCTCCATTTAAACCGAAACTCTACAAAGGGGACAGAGGTTTACCTCTGGAAGGATCAGCGAAGGGTAAAGTGCAGGCGGAGCTCAGCCAGCCCTTGACAG CAGGGGGAGCGATCTCAGAACTGTTATGA
- the RBBP5 gene encoding retinoblastoma-binding protein 5 isoform X3, giving the protein MKSAPVMLTLSDSKHVVLPVDDDSDLNVVASFDRRGEYIYTGNAKGKILVLKTDSQDLVASFRVTTGTSNTTAIKSIEFARKGSCFLINTADRIIRVYDGREILTCGRDGEPEPMQKLQDLVNRTPWKKCCFSGDGEYIVAGSARQHALYIWEKSIGNLVKILHGTRGELLLDVAWHPVRPIIASISSGVVSIWAQNQVENWSAFAPDFKELDENVEYEERESEFDIEDEDKSEPEQTGADAAEDEEVDVTSVDPIAAFCSSDEELEDSKALLYLPIAPEVEDPEENPYGPPPDAVQTSLMDEGASSEKKRQSSTDGSQPPKKKPKTTNIELQGVPNDEVHPLLGVKGDGKSKKKQAGRPKGSKGKEKDSPFKPKLYKGDRGLPLEGSAKGKVQAELSQPLTAGGAISELL; this is encoded by the exons ATGAAATCTGCTCCTGTCATGTTGACCCTTTCAGATTCCAAACATGTTGTTCTGCCCGTAGACGATGACTCCGATTTGAACGTGGTTGCATCTTTTGATAGGCGAGGAGAATATATCTATACAGGAAATGCAAAAGGCAAG ATCTTGGTCCTAAAAACAGATTCTCAGGATCTTGTTGCTTCCTTCAGAGTAACAACTGGAACAAGCAATACCACAGCCATTAAGTCAATAGAGTTTGCTCGGAAGGGCAG TTGCTTTTTAATTAACACAGCAGATCGAATAATTAGAGTTTATGATGGCAGAGAAATCTTAACCTGTGGAAGAGATGGAGAGCCTGAACCCATGCAGAAATTGCAGGACTTGGTGAATAG GACCCCATGGAAGAAATGTTGTTTCTCTGGGGATGGGGAATACATAGTCGCAGGGTCAGCCCGGCAGCATGCCCTGTACATCTGGGAGAAGAGTATTGGTAACCTGGTGAAGATTCTCCATGGGACAAGAGGAGAACTCCTCTTGGATGTAGCT TGGCATCCTGTTCGACCCATCATAGCATCCATTTCTAGTGGAGTGGTATCTATCTGGGCACAAAATCAAGTA GAAAATTGGAGTGCATTTGCGCCAGACTTCAAAGAATTGGATGAAAATGTAGAATATGAAGAAAGGGAATCAGAGTTTGATATTGAAGATGAAGATAAGAGTGAGCCTGAACAGACAG GGGCTGATGCTGCAGAGGATGAGGAAGTGGATGTCACCAGTGTGGACCCTATTGCCGCCTTCTGTAGCAG TGATGAAGAGCTGGAAGATTCAAAGGCTCTATTATATTTACCCATTGCCCCTGAGGTTGAAGACCCAGAAGAAAATCCTTATGGCCCCCCACCGGATGCAGTCCAAACCTCCTTGATGGACGAAGGGGCTAGTTCAGAGAAGAAGAGGCAGTCTTCAACAGATGGGTCCCAGCCACCTaagaagaaacccaaaacaaccaATATTGAACTGCAAGGAGTACCAAATGATG AAGTCCATCCACTACTGGGTGTGAAGGGGGATGGCAAATCCAAGAAGAAGCAAGCAGGCCGGCCTAAAGGATcaaaaggtaaagagaaagaTTCTCCATTTAAACCGAAACTCTACAAAGGGGACAGAGGTTTACCTCTGGAAGGATCAGCGAAGGGTAAAGTGCAGGCGGAGCTCAGCCAGCCCTTGACAG CAGGGGGAGCGATCTCAGAACTGTTATGA
- the TMEM81 gene encoding transmembrane protein 81, whose product MKTLATSFILGNLVLAFYLPLVVTLPKTLAIPEKLQEAVGKVIVNATTCTVTCGLGYKEETVCEVGPDGVRRKCKSQRLECLTNWICGMLHFTVLIGQEFKLSCLSSDILEVGQEAFRFTWRLARGIISTDDEVFKPFRASSHFIKFQSAQEYDSGTYRCDVQLLKNLRLVKRLYFGLRVLPPDLVNLNFHQSLTEDQKLVDEGLEVNLDNYSRPQRPPWKKKVTIAVGIGIASGVTGGVLVSIALCGALRVIHSSAILET is encoded by the coding sequence ATGAAGACTTTGGCCACTAGTTTCATCCTTGGGAACCTGGTGTTGGCCTTCTATCTCCCTTTGGTGGTGACTTTACCTAAAACACTGGCCATTCCTGAGAAACTGCAAGAAGCTGTGGGGAAAGTTATTGTCAATGCCACAACCTGTACTGTCACCTGTGGCCTTGGCTATAAGGAGGAGAccgtctgtgaggtgggccctgaTGGAGTGAGAAGGAAGTGTAAGTCTCAGCGCTTGGAATGTCTGACCAACTGGATCTGTGGAATGCTCCATTTCACCGTTCTCATAGGGCAGGAATTTAAGCTGAGCTGTCTGAGTTCAGACATCCTGGAGGTTGGACAGGAAGCTTTCCGATTCACCTGGAGACTTGCTCGGGGTATCATCTCAACTGATGATGAAGTCTTCAAACCCTTCCGAGCCAGTTCCCACTTTATAAAGTTTCAGTCCGCTCAGGAGTATGACTCTGGGACCTACCGGTGTGACGTGCAGCTGTTAAAGAACTTGAGACTTGTCAAGAGGCTCTATTTCGGGCTGAGGGTCCTTCCTCCTGACTTGGTGAACCTGAATTTCCATCAGTCCCTTACTGAGGATCAGAAGTTAGTAGATGAGGGCCTGGAAGTGAATCTGGACAACTATTCCAGGCCTCAGCGCCCACCGTGGAAAAAGAAGGTGACCATAGCTGTGGGGATAGGAATTGCCAGTGGTGTGACTGGTGGCGTGTTGGTGAGCATCGCCCTGTGCGGTGCACTGAGGGTGATCCACAGCAGTGCCATCCTTGAGACCTGA